A part of Flavobacteriaceae bacterium GSB9 genomic DNA contains:
- a CDS encoding exosortase F system-associated protein, with protein MSKAIKYLSIATLFFLLVLIRFFEDTLFYDPYLSFFQNDYLYVDSPRREVAKLLAFTTLRYSLNTVISLGILYLFFRDRSIVKFSAIIYAIAFAVLIFMYLYFVINPRQEDYYLFFNIRRFLIQPIILILLLPAFYYHKLKH; from the coding sequence ATGAGTAAAGCCATAAAATACTTGAGCATTGCCACGCTGTTTTTTTTACTGGTTTTAATTCGGTTTTTTGAAGACACACTGTTTTATGATCCTTATCTTTCTTTTTTTCAAAACGACTATTTATATGTTGATAGTCCGCGCCGCGAAGTAGCTAAACTGCTGGCTTTTACAACATTGCGTTATAGCTTGAATACGGTGATTTCATTGGGCATATTATATCTTTTTTTTAGGGATAGAAGTATCGTTAAATTTTCGGCAATTATTTATGCAATAGCTTTTGCTGTGCTCATTTTTATGTATTTGTATTTTGTGATCAATCCCAGGCAGGAAGATTATTATTTGTTTTTCAATATTCGTAGGTTTTTAATTCAGCCTATAATATTGATTTTGTTACTGCCCGCTTTTTATTACCATAAATTGAAACATTGA
- the xrtF gene encoding exosortase family protein XrtF produces the protein MKYKSVIKFILTFLVVYGILSVAYKFYLQSSNGTNFYPDYMTYMVGKQSGAIIETLGYNVEVIPHPDEPSLKMILNGNYLARVIEGCNAISVIILFLSFIVAFAGTWKTTFFYILSGSVLIYSVNLLRIALLTLGLYHYPEYEDMLHAVIFPAIIYGMVFLLWIFWVNRFSKIKNSHE, from the coding sequence TTGAAATATAAATCGGTAATAAAATTTATTTTGACGTTTTTGGTTGTGTATGGTATTTTGTCTGTGGCTTACAAATTTTACCTGCAATCTTCTAATGGAACCAATTTTTATCCAGATTACATGACCTACATGGTGGGCAAGCAAAGTGGAGCTATTATTGAAACATTAGGTTATAATGTTGAAGTAATACCACACCCTGATGAGCCGTCCTTAAAAATGATTTTAAACGGAAATTATTTGGCGCGCGTGATAGAAGGCTGCAATGCCATTAGTGTAATTATTCTGTTTCTGTCGTTTATTGTAGCCTTTGCTGGTACATGGAAAACGACGTTTTTTTATATCCTTTCGGGAAGTGTTTTAATTTATTCGGTAAACTTGTTACGAATTGCGCTTTTAACTTTGGGGCTATACCACTATCCGGAATACGAAGATATGTTGCATGCCGTAATTTTTCCGGCGATAATTTACGGTATGGTATTTTTGCTTTGGATTTTTTGGGTAAACCGGTTTTCTAAAATAAAGAATAGCCATGAGTAA
- a CDS encoding GAF domain-containing protein has translation MIFEQLKPEVNNIILNEKKTVDERLLDICQLLEKHINYYNWVGFYFKNGDKEELKLGPYVGAPTDHTIIPFGKGICGQVAVSNQNFVVPDVSAQDNYIACSITVKAEIVIPIFVNGENIGQIDIDSNTTDPFTEDDERFLEFICAKVTEIL, from the coding sequence ATGATTTTTGAGCAGCTAAAACCAGAGGTAAATAACATTATTTTAAATGAAAAAAAAACGGTTGACGAACGCCTTTTGGACATTTGCCAATTGCTCGAAAAACACATCAACTACTACAATTGGGTGGGTTTTTATTTTAAAAATGGCGATAAAGAAGAACTAAAGTTAGGCCCTTATGTTGGCGCACCTACAGACCATACCATTATCCCCTTCGGAAAGGGTATTTGTGGGCAAGTAGCCGTAAGCAACCAAAATTTTGTAGTACCCGATGTTTCTGCACAAGACAACTATATAGCATGTAGTATTACGGTAAAGGCCGAAATTGTTATTCCTATTTTTGTAAATGGCGAAAACATTGGGCAGATTGATATCGACTCGAACACGACCGACCCGTTTACTGAAGACGACGAACGTTTTTTGGAGTTTATTTGTGCTAAAGTGACCGAAATTTTATAA
- the purH gene encoding bifunctional phosphoribosylaminoimidazolecarboxamide formyltransferase/IMP cyclohydrolase → MSNEKTIKSALISVFSKDGLEPIVKELDKQGVTIYSTGGTEKFINDLGIKVVPVEDVTSYPSILGGRVKTLHPKVFGGILNRQNHEGDVAELSEYDIPQIDVVIVDLYPFEKTVASGASNQDIIEKIDIGGISLIRAAAKNYADVICVSSVDDYAEFLELISANKGSISEENRKRFATKAFNVSSHYDSAIFNYFNQNNEETVLKISENKGKVLRYGENPHQKGFFFGDFDELFTKLHGKELSYNNLLDVDAAVNLMLEFKNDAPTFAILKHNNACGLAQRDTLHQAYVDALAGDPVSAFGGVLISNTTIDLATAEEIHKLFCEVVIAPDFASEALELLQGKKNRILLKIHDIDMPKTNVRSCLNGILVQDRNEVTDKAEDLKNVTETQPTQEQIEDLLFASKICKHTKSNTIVLAKNKQLCASGTGQTSRVDALQQAIHKAKSFDFELNGAVMASDAFFPFPDCVEIANKAGISAVIQPGGSIKDQLSIDYCNENGVAMVMTGTRHFKH, encoded by the coding sequence ATGAGCAACGAAAAAACCATTAAATCGGCATTAATCTCTGTATTTAGTAAAGATGGCTTAGAGCCAATCGTTAAAGAATTAGACAAACAAGGCGTTACCATTTATTCTACTGGTGGCACCGAAAAATTTATAAATGATTTAGGTATCAAAGTTGTTCCTGTTGAAGACGTGACCTCCTACCCTTCCATTCTTGGTGGGCGTGTAAAAACCTTACACCCAAAAGTTTTTGGAGGTATTTTAAACCGCCAAAACCATGAAGGCGATGTGGCCGAATTGTCCGAATACGACATCCCACAAATCGATGTGGTAATTGTAGATCTTTACCCTTTTGAAAAAACCGTAGCGTCTGGCGCTAGTAACCAAGATATTATTGAAAAAATCGACATCGGTGGTATTTCATTAATCCGTGCAGCAGCAAAAAATTACGCCGATGTTATTTGTGTATCTTCAGTTGATGACTATGCCGAATTTTTAGAATTAATTTCTGCCAACAAAGGTTCTATTTCTGAAGAAAACAGAAAGCGTTTTGCAACTAAAGCCTTTAATGTGTCATCACACTACGATTCCGCTATTTTCAACTACTTCAATCAAAACAACGAAGAAACTGTATTGAAAATCAGCGAAAACAAAGGCAAAGTATTGCGTTACGGGGAAAACCCACACCAAAAAGGCTTTTTCTTTGGCGATTTTGATGAACTGTTTACCAAGCTTCACGGCAAGGAATTGAGCTACAACAACCTTTTGGATGTTGATGCCGCAGTAAATTTAATGTTAGAATTTAAGAACGATGCACCAACATTCGCCATTTTAAAACATAACAACGCCTGTGGTTTGGCGCAGCGAGATACGTTGCATCAAGCTTATGTTGACGCCCTAGCCGGCGACCCTGTTTCGGCGTTTGGTGGCGTGTTAATTAGTAACACAACAATTGATTTGGCTACTGCCGAAGAAATCCACAAACTGTTCTGTGAAGTGGTTATTGCTCCAGATTTTGCTTCCGAAGCTTTAGAGTTGTTACAAGGCAAGAAAAACAGAATTTTATTGAAAATTCATGATATCGACATGCCAAAAACCAACGTTAGAAGTTGCCTAAACGGTATTTTGGTTCAAGATAGAAATGAAGTTACCGATAAAGCAGAAGATTTAAAAAATGTAACCGAGACTCAGCCAACACAGGAGCAAATTGAAGATTTATTGTTCGCATCAAAAATATGCAAGCATACCAAATCGAACACCATTGTCTTGGCAAAAAATAAGCAACTTTGTGCCAGCGGAACAGGACAAACCAGTCGTGTTGATGCCCTTCAGCAAGCTATTCATAAAGCAAAATCTTTTGATTTTGAATTGAACGGTGCCGTTATGGCCAGCGATGCCTTTTTCCCATTTCCAGACTGTGTTGAAATCGCCAACAAAGCAGGAATTTCAGCAGTAATCCAACCAGGAGGCTCTATAAAAGATCAATTGAGTATTGATTATTGCAATGAAAATGGTGTAGCAATGGTGATGACAGGTACGCGCCATTTCAAACATTAG
- a CDS encoding rod shape-determining protein: MGFFDFLTEEIAIDLGTANTLIIHNDKVVVDAPSIVARDRISGKIIAVGQQASLMQGKTHENIKTIRPLKDGVIADFDASEQMISMFIKNIPALKKKFFTPALRMVICIPSGITEVEMRAVKESAERVNGKEVYLIHEPMAAAIGIGVDIMQPKGNMVVDIGGGTTEIAVIALGGIVCDKSVKIAGDVFTNDIVYYMRTQHNLYVGERTAEKIKIQIGAATEDLELPPEDMSVQGRDLLTGKPKQVSISYREIAKALDKSILRIEDAVMETLSQTPPELAADIYNTGIYLAGGGSMLRGLDKRLSQKTDLPVYIAEDPLRAVVRGTGITLKNLTKYKSVLIK, translated from the coding sequence ATGGGATTTTTTGATTTCTTAACAGAAGAAATTGCAATAGATTTAGGTACTGCAAATACACTTATTATTCACAACGACAAGGTTGTTGTTGACGCCCCTTCAATAGTAGCTCGTGACAGAATTTCTGGAAAAATAATTGCTGTGGGGCAGCAAGCCAGTTTAATGCAAGGCAAAACCCATGAAAACATAAAAACCATCCGTCCTTTAAAAGACGGTGTAATTGCCGATTTTGATGCTTCGGAGCAAATGATAAGTATGTTCATTAAAAACATTCCAGCATTAAAAAAGAAGTTTTTTACACCAGCTCTACGTATGGTTATTTGTATTCCTTCAGGAATTACTGAAGTAGAAATGCGTGCCGTAAAAGAAAGTGCCGAGCGCGTTAACGGAAAAGAAGTTTACCTTATCCACGAGCCTATGGCAGCGGCTATTGGTATTGGTGTTGACATTATGCAACCAAAAGGTAACATGGTGGTCGATATAGGTGGTGGTACTACCGAAATTGCCGTGATTGCTTTAGGCGGGATTGTTTGTGATAAATCGGTTAAAATTGCGGGCGATGTGTTTACCAACGATATTGTGTATTATATGCGTACCCAACACAACCTGTATGTGGGTGAGCGTACAGCCGAAAAAATAAAAATCCAGATTGGTGCAGCTACCGAAGATTTGGAGTTGCCACCAGAAGACATGAGCGTTCAAGGGCGTGATTTGTTAACCGGTAAGCCTAAACAAGTATCGATTTCGTACCGTGAAATTGCTAAAGCGTTGGATAAATCTATTTTACGAATTGAAGATGCCGTTATGGAAACCTTATCGCAAACCCCACCAGAATTAGCTGCCGATATTTACAATACAGGTATTTACTTAGCTGGTGGAGGCTCGATGCTACGCGGTTTAGACAAACGTTTATCGCAAAAAACAGACTTGCCTGTTTACATTGCAGAAGACCCATTGCGTGCCGTTGTAAGAGGAACCGGTATTACGCTAAAAAACCTAACTAAATACAAAAGTGTATTGATTAAATAA
- the mreC gene encoding rod shape-determining protein MreC, producing MQQIINFIIRNKNFLLFLLLFCLSLLFTIQSHTYHTSKFINSANFLTGGVYNSINSISSYFNLKSQNKILSDENRKLRAMLQNAVIKEDSVYVDSVTFNKAYRFYTANIIKNSYSLTDNYLTINKGKKDSIKQDFGVISSKGIVGIIDKTSRRFATVLSILNTTSRISAQLKRTNHFGTLKWDGKNPALVQLIDIPKIAPVQKGDTIITSGRSSIFPKGVPIGVVEGFALDAAENYYEIDINLFNDMTNLEHVYIIENVNRAEINNLLDNDE from the coding sequence ATGCAACAGATTATTAATTTTATAATAAGAAACAAAAACTTTTTGTTGTTCTTGTTGCTGTTTTGCTTGTCTTTGCTGTTCACCATTCAGTCGCATACGTATCACACGAGTAAATTCATCAACTCAGCCAATTTCTTAACTGGTGGGGTTTACAATTCCATAAACAGCATCAGTAGCTATTTTAATTTAAAATCGCAAAACAAAATACTTTCTGATGAAAACCGTAAACTACGGGCCATGCTTCAAAATGCTGTAATCAAAGAAGATTCCGTATACGTAGATAGTGTTACATTCAACAAAGCCTATCGGTTTTACACAGCCAACATCATAAAGAACAGCTATTCGCTAACCGATAACTACTTAACCATCAACAAAGGCAAGAAAGACAGCATTAAACAAGATTTTGGTGTTATTTCGTCGAAGGGCATTGTGGGTATAATTGACAAAACCAGTCGCCGATTCGCAACGGTACTTTCAATATTAAACACAACAAGCAGAATTAGTGCTCAACTAAAAAGAACCAATCATTTTGGTACTCTAAAATGGGATGGCAAGAACCCTGCTTTGGTCCAGCTTATCGATATTCCTAAAATAGCTCCAGTACAAAAAGGTGATACTATAATAACTTCTGGGCGTTCCTCTATTTTCCCAAAAGGAGTTCCTATTGGAGTTGTTGAAGGTTTTGCATTGGATGCCGCCGAAAACTACTATGAAATAGACATCAATCTATTTAACGACATGACAAATCTGGAGCATGTTTATATTATTGAAAACGTTAACCGGGCCGAAATCAATAACCTATTGGATAACGACGAATAA
- the mreD gene encoding rod shape-determining protein MreD, with the protein MNNLFSIHTVRFITLILVQVLILNHINFLGYINPYIYILFIALFPIKHNRIIVMLLGFLLGLIIDLFLDTGGIHAGASVVIAYLRPTILKSSFGTVYEHQSVKFNSIDFGSKLTYFTFLTVIHHFVLFSLEIFSFSKILLVLQKTLFSSIFTILLSVIVTIIFSRKTK; encoded by the coding sequence ATGAACAATCTATTCTCCATTCATACCGTCCGTTTTATAACCTTGATTTTGGTTCAAGTTTTGATTTTAAACCACATAAACTTTTTGGGCTATATCAACCCATATATTTATATTTTGTTTATTGCGCTGTTCCCTATTAAACATAACCGTATTATCGTAATGCTACTGGGGTTTTTACTTGGGCTAATTATCGATTTGTTTCTAGACACTGGCGGTATTCATGCCGGGGCCTCTGTGGTTATTGCCTATTTACGCCCAACGATATTAAAATCTTCTTTCGGCACCGTTTACGAACACCAAAGTGTTAAGTTCAACTCTATAGATTTTGGTTCAAAACTCACCTATTTCACATTTCTAACTGTAATACATCATTTTGTTCTATTTTCTTTAGAAATTTTTAGCTTTTCAAAAATACTTTTGGTGCTACAAAAAACGTTATTCTCCAGTATATTTACTATCTTATTGAGTGTGATAGTAACCATTATTTTCAGTAGAAAAACGAAATGA
- the mrdA gene encoding penicillin-binding protein 2, giving the protein MRQFLLFFTVIAAGLMFISRLFYLQIYNTNMQSLYDDNAIRKVFDLPKRGFVYDRNGKLLVSNQPSYDVMVIPREVEPLDTLEFCNLLKIDKEDFIRKYNRAYHYSPRLESVFVSHLSKEDYAVLQEKMRKFKGFYIQKRSLRHYETTIGANVLGDIGEVNNRIIQNDPYYRMGDLIGKQGVEASYEKTLRGVKGKKFIQKDRFNRDIGPYKDGKFDTVPVQGKDITITIDAQLQAYGELLMKNKRGGVIAIEPSSGEILAMVAAPTYDPNILVGRERSKNFTKLYNDSIAKPLFNRSLQGVYEPGSPFKLMNALIGLQENVISPQETVTCYRGYRYGNRFMKCHCNYGTRNNLISGIQRSCNAYFATTYRKILDKTGNASEGIDTWSKHAKSFGLGNFLNNDLYVGQKGRIPDRDYYKHIYPRTFYSTYTISNAIGQGEVATTPIQLANMVAAIANRGYYYTPHIIKKIENETIPEQFTKPKYTTIDRENFEPVIEGMYQVYKKGTAASLQVKDIEICGKTGTVENFAIIDSVKTQLTDHSIFVAFAPKDDPEIAIAVFVENGYWGSRFAGKVASLMIEKHIKGYITRTDLEEWLLKHSLENEYAKPYSGEPFKINGYTSLQLVEDKEYNKLKNELSRINKQDD; this is encoded by the coding sequence ATGAGACAATTTTTACTTTTTTTCACGGTAATTGCTGCTGGCCTCATGTTTATCTCAAGGCTTTTCTACTTGCAGATTTACAACACCAATATGCAAAGCTTGTATGATGACAATGCCATTAGAAAAGTTTTTGACTTACCAAAACGTGGCTTTGTTTACGACCGTAATGGAAAACTTTTGGTTTCTAACCAACCCTCGTACGACGTTATGGTGATACCAAGGGAAGTAGAACCGTTGGATACTTTGGAATTTTGTAATCTTTTAAAAATTGACAAAGAAGATTTTATTAGGAAGTATAATCGCGCTTACCACTATTCCCCAAGGTTGGAATCGGTTTTTGTATCGCACCTTTCTAAAGAAGATTACGCTGTTTTACAGGAAAAAATGCGGAAGTTCAAAGGGTTTTACATTCAAAAACGTTCCCTTAGGCATTACGAAACTACCATTGGCGCCAATGTATTGGGCGACATTGGCGAGGTAAACAACCGTATTATACAAAACGACCCCTATTACCGTATGGGCGATTTAATTGGCAAACAGGGAGTCGAGGCTTCGTACGAAAAAACACTACGTGGCGTAAAAGGTAAAAAGTTTATCCAAAAAGACCGTTTCAACAGAGATATTGGCCCGTATAAAGATGGGAAATTCGACACCGTTCCTGTTCAAGGCAAAGACATCACCATCACGATTGATGCTCAACTACAAGCCTATGGTGAGTTGCTTATGAAAAACAAACGCGGTGGGGTTATAGCTATTGAACCTTCATCGGGAGAAATTTTAGCCATGGTAGCCGCGCCAACCTATGACCCCAATATTTTGGTGGGGCGCGAACGTTCTAAAAACTTCACTAAACTCTATAACGACTCTATCGCCAAACCGTTGTTTAATAGAAGCCTACAAGGGGTTTACGAACCTGGTTCGCCTTTTAAACTCATGAACGCCCTAATAGGTTTACAGGAAAACGTTATTTCTCCCCAAGAAACTGTAACCTGTTACAGAGGCTACCGCTATGGTAACCGATTTATGAAATGCCACTGCAATTATGGTACAAGAAATAATTTAATATCGGGCATTCAACGCTCCTGCAACGCCTATTTTGCAACAACTTATCGAAAAATATTGGACAAAACCGGCAATGCTTCAGAAGGTATCGATACTTGGAGCAAACATGCCAAGAGTTTTGGTTTAGGTAATTTTTTGAACAACGATCTTTACGTCGGACAAAAAGGAAGAATTCCCGACAGAGACTACTACAAACACATTTACCCAAGAACCTTTTATTCTACCTATACCATATCAAACGCCATTGGCCAGGGTGAAGTCGCAACAACGCCTATTCAATTAGCTAATATGGTGGCTGCTATTGCTAATAGAGGATATTATTACACGCCGCATATCATAAAAAAAATAGAAAACGAAACAATCCCCGAACAATTTACAAAACCCAAGTACACGACCATAGACAGAGAAAACTTTGAACCTGTTATTGAAGGCATGTATCAAGTTTACAAAAAAGGAACGGCTGCCTCTCTTCAGGTAAAGGATATTGAAATCTGCGGAAAAACCGGAACCGTTGAAAACTTTGCCATTATTGACAGTGTAAAAACGCAGCTTACAGACCACTCCATATTTGTGGCATTTGCACCCAAAGACGATCCCGAAATTGCTATTGCCGTATTTGTAGAAAATGGTTATTGGGGAAGTAGATTTGCTGGTAAAGTAGCAAGTTTGATGATTGAAAAACATATTAAGGGATATATCACCAGAACCGACCTGGAAGAATGGCTCCTAAAACACAGTTTAGAAAACGAATACGCCAAACCTTACTCGGGCGAACCGTTTAAAATTAATGGCTATACAAGCTTGCAACTTGTTGAAGATAAAGAATACAACAAACTAAAAAACGAATTAAGTAGAATAAACAAACAGGACGATTAA
- the rodA gene encoding rod shape-determining protein RodA yields the protein MVRDTNRHFKFDWITIILFLLLVGFGWLNILSASHTGTTIDYLDFSQPFGKQLIFIFLTLGLIVLLLAIDAKFYERFSSIIYIVSMLSLVGLFIFGKNVNGATSWYAIGGMTIQPSEFAKMATALAVAKYMSDLNFNIKSFKNQIQLFIIILIPAVLVLLQNDTGSTIVYGAFFFVLYREGLPKYYLTFAISIILISVLALKFGAVITSILAIIAVVSYHFLSKKKLRIYQSIFVSLFAIGISFGVKFFYQSILQPHQQDRISLWLNLEKDPEKLERMKQTFAYNLNESEKAISSGGFSGRGFMEGTRTTGKFVPEQHTDYIFSTVGEEWGFLGSSLVVITFVLLILRILHLAELQKSQFSRVYGYGVASIIFIHFFINIGMVMGLIPTIGIPLPMFSYGGSGLWAFTILIFIFIKLDSNRINEW from the coding sequence ATGGTTAGAGACACTAACAGACATTTTAAATTTGACTGGATTACCATTATTCTTTTTTTATTGTTGGTTGGATTTGGCTGGTTAAACATCTTATCGGCTTCACACACTGGGACAACAATAGATTATTTAGACTTTTCGCAGCCCTTTGGCAAACAGCTTATCTTTATTTTTTTAACTCTAGGGCTTATCGTTTTACTGTTAGCCATAGATGCCAAATTTTACGAACGGTTTTCCAGCATAATATATATTGTATCAATGTTATCGCTGGTTGGGCTTTTTATTTTCGGTAAGAATGTTAACGGTGCCACGTCGTGGTATGCTATTGGCGGTATGACCATTCAACCCAGTGAGTTTGCAAAAATGGCCACTGCACTAGCTGTCGCTAAATATATGAGTGATTTAAATTTCAATATTAAGTCCTTTAAAAATCAAATACAGCTTTTTATCATTATACTTATTCCTGCGGTTTTGGTACTGTTACAAAACGACACTGGAAGTACCATTGTTTATGGCGCTTTCTTTTTTGTACTTTATCGCGAAGGGTTACCAAAGTACTATTTAACTTTTGCTATCTCCATCATCTTAATATCTGTTTTGGCCTTAAAATTTGGCGCTGTAATTACGTCTATTTTGGCAATTATAGCCGTTGTAAGCTATCACTTTTTAAGTAAAAAGAAACTAAGAATTTACCAGTCGATTTTTGTCTCTTTATTTGCCATTGGTATATCGTTTGGAGTAAAATTCTTTTATCAAAGTATATTACAACCACACCAACAAGACCGAATTAGCCTTTGGTTAAATTTGGAAAAGGACCCCGAAAAGTTGGAGCGTATGAAACAAACCTTTGCCTATAACTTAAATGAGTCTGAAAAAGCCATTAGCTCGGGAGGTTTTAGTGGACGGGGCTTTATGGAAGGCACACGAACGACGGGTAAATTTGTACCCGAGCAGCACACCGATTATATATTTAGTACCGTTGGCGAAGAATGGGGCTTTTTAGGCAGTAGCTTAGTAGTTATTACTTTTGTTCTATTAATTTTACGCATTCTTCACTTGGCCGAATTGCAAAAGTCGCAATTTAGCAGGGTGTATGGCTATGGTGTTGCATCTATCATATTTATTCACTTTTTTATAAATATTGGAATGGTGATGGGATTAATTCCAACTATTGGAATTCCATTGCCCATGTTTAGCTACGGCGGATCAGGACTTTGGGCTTTTACCATATTGATATTTATATTTATTAAATTAGATTCTAACCGCATTAACGAGTGGTAG